The following nucleotide sequence is from Acidobacteriota bacterium.
GATGACGAAACCATCCCTGTCCTTCTCGAAAGGACGGCTCGCCTTGGTCGGCTCTTCATTCCTGGTGGAAAGGGCACGCATAGAGGCGAAACCAGCCACCGCAAGCGGTGCCACTGCCTCCTCGGTCCCCCCAGCGATCATCACATCCGCATCACCACGAAGGATTATCTCGTAAGAATCGCCGATGGCATGCGCTCCACTGGAACAGGCAGTGCAAGTAGCGGAATTGGGACCTTTTGCCCCATACTTCATTGAGATGAGGCCCGCTGCCATATTGACGATAAGGCCCGGGATGAAGAAGGGGGAGATCTTACGGGGTCCCTTCTCCAATAGAACCGAATGTTGCCATTCTAGAAAGAGGATCCCCCCGATCCCAGAGCCAACCAAAACCCCGATCCGCTCGGCATCAACCCCCTCTATCTTGAGCTCAGCATCCCTTATGGCGAGCTCAGTGGCTGCCAAGGCGTACTGAGAAAAGAGGTCCATCTTCCTCAACTCCCTCTTCTCGATGAACTCAAGCGGATCGAAACCTCTCACCTCTCCGGCTATCCGCACCGGATAATCGGTGGCATCAAACCTGGTGATCGGTCCAATACCACTCTTACCGGAGAGCATCCCCTTCCAATTCTCTTCAGTGCCCACCCCTAATGGAGAAATGAGTCCAATACCCGTAATTACAACCCTTCTTCCTTCCAAGTTACCTCCTCCGTCATCCCTTACCTATTGGGATGGCAGTGTAGGAAAGATTAAAAAGACACCCAAAGATTAAGATGAGATGCGGGAAGAAAGGTAATTAACCGCGTCCTGGACGCTCACGATCTTCTCCGCATCCTCCTCCGGGATCTCGATGTCGAACTCCTCCTCAAAAGCCATAACCAACTCCACCTGATCAAGAGAATCCGCACCGAGATCATCAACGAACTTCGCCTCAGGAACAACCTCCTCCTCGCTTACTCCAAGCTGCTCCACGATTATCTTCTTTACCCTTTCCTCAACGGTCATCTTACTATACCTCCTTTCTTAAATTTTCGAGTAATTATAAAAGGGAAAATCACCAAAGTCAACTTTACATATAGAGCCCACCGCTTATATTGAGCACATGACCCGTGATATAGCTCGCCTCTTCAGACGCCAGGAATTTCACCCCGTTTGCTATATCCTTTGGAGTGCCCAACCGGGGCGTAGGTATCTGGCTGATAAGTTTCTCCCTTGCCTCAGGGGAAAGTGCCTGGGTCATCGGGGTGTCGATGAAACCGGGGGCAATGGCGTTTACGGTTATCCCCCGAGAGGCAACCTCCCTCGCCACTGACTTAGTGAACCCGATGAGACCCGCCTTGGAAGCAGAATAATTTGCCTGCCCCACATTGCCCATCAACCCCACTACTGAGGCGATGTTTATTATCCTCCCATAACGCTTCTTCACCATCGCCTTGATCACCACTTGGGTGAAATTGAACGCCCCAGATAGGTTAACATCGATCACCTTCTGCCACTCATCGGGCTTCATCCTTAAGATAAGATTATCCCTCGTTATCCCCGCATTGTTGACCAATATATCCACCTTCCCGAACTCAGAGAGTACCTTTTCCACTGCCGCCTTCACCTTTTCGTAATCCGATACATCCACCTCCAAGGGGAGGGCTTTAACCCCCTTCTTCTCTACCTCCTTCGCTACCTCGGTGAGCGTAGGAAACTTGACATCGACAAGCGCCAAATCCGCCCCTTGATCGGCAAAGGTAAGAGCTATCTCCCGCCCTATCCCCTGAGAAGCCCCGGTGATAAGGGCTACTTTTCCAGGAAACATCTTCTCCCCCATTTGTTATTCCTCCCCCGTTTCAGCTAAAAATCTATTAAGGGATGGCTCGTCCTCCACATTGAATATCTTCGCCCCAGGTAGAATACGCTTGATAAGACCAGTAAGAACCTTCCCTGGTCCTACCTCGACAAAGGTATCACAACCTAAAGAGGAGAGCTTCTCTATCACCTCCACAAAGCGGACCGGAGATACCATTTGCTCTATTAGGGCTTTCTTCGCCTCTTCCCCCTTCTCGATAAGACCAGCAGAGACATTGGCAACAAGAGGGCAGGAAAGATCGGAAAACTCGATCCTATCGAGCTCAGAAGCGAGCTTCTCCTTAGCCGGCTCCATCAGCGGGGAGTGAAAAGGAGCGCTTACCGGAAGGAGTAGTGCTCGCTTCGCTCCCTTCTCCTTAGCCTTTACTATCGCCCGCTCCACCGCCTCTCTTCTCCCAGAAATAACCGTCTGCACCGGGGAGTTGAAATTAGCTGCTACCAACACATCTCCTCTGCTCTCCTCATTACAGATCGCCTCTACCTTATTAGAGGGAAGGCCAATTATCGCCGCCATCGCCCCCTCACCAACGGGAACCCCCTCTTGCATAAATCTACCCCGCTTCCTCACCAAACGAATACCGTCTTCGTAGGAAAAAGCGGAGGCGGAGGCAAGTGCGGAATACTCCCCCAAACTATGACCAGCGACGAAATCGGGGTGAACCCCTCGGCTCTTCAAAACCTCGAAGGAAGCAATGCTTACCGCGAAGACCGCCGGCTGGGTGTTCTCAGTGAGGGAGAGTTCCTCCTTGCTCCCCTCGAAACAAAGCCTCCTCAAGGGGAAACCGACCGCCTCCTCGAGTCTCTCGAATACCGCCTTTGCTTCGGAAAACTTATCATATAAATCCTTTCCCATCCCGGGATATTGAGAAGCCTGCCCAGGAAAGACAAACGCCTTTTTCCCCACCTCTACCTCCTTACCATCTGATCAAACTTGCTGCCCAAGTAACTCCCCCGCCGAATGCAGTAAGGAGAACGAGATCGCCTTCCTTCAATCTTCCCTGCTCAACCAACTCGTTGAGGGCAATAGGTATGGAACCGGAGGAGGTATTACCCGTCCAGGCTATATTGGAATAGACCTTTTCCCTTGGAATCTTGAGTCGAGAGGCAACCGCATCGGTTATCCGTTGATTTGCCTGATGAGGTATCAATACACTCACCTCCTCCCTCTTAACCCCTGCCTCCTCAAGGACCTCGAGAGCTATATCCGCCATCGCCCGAACCGCCACTTTGAACAGCTCATTACCTCTCATTTTGACGAAATGGAGCCTCTTCTCTATCGTCTCGTGGGAAGCGGGCATCTTGGTACCCCCTGCCGGTATGAGAAGAAAGTCGGCGAATTCCCCGTCACTCCTCAGTTTGGTAGCGAGGATCCCTCGAGGCTCCGGAACCCTTCCTAAAACAGCTGCTCCAGCACCATCGGCGAAGATAACACAGGTACTCCTGTCAGTCCAATCAATAACCCGACTGAGCACCTCCCCCCCGATTACAAGTACCCTCTCCGCCTCTCCAGAATGGATAAATTTCTCCCCTATCGAGAGGCCATAAATAAAACCGGAACAGGCAGCAGAAATATCAAAAGCAGCCGCTTTCTTTGCCCCCAGGTTCGCCTGAACAAAACAGGCGGTAGCAGGAAGGGGATGATCCGGGGTAACCGTAGCACAGATTATTATATCGATATCCTTCGGTTCAAGTTCGGCACGAAGAAGCGCCTTCCTCGCCGCCTCGGTCATAAAGGTGGAAAGATATTCCCCCTCCTCAGCTATCCTCCTCTCCCTTATCCCCGTCCTCGTCCTTATCCACTCGTCCGAGGTATCAACTATCTTCTCCAGGTCAAAATTGGTAACCACCTTTTTGGGTAGCGATGATCCAATGCCCAATATGCCTGCTTTACTATCCATTTTTGTTGAACTCCACTAATCGCTTACGGATCCTTTCGTTAACCCTGTTTTCGTAATAATTCTTCACGATCCTTATGGCGTTCTTTATCGCCTTGGGGGAGGATCTGCCATGGCAGATCACACAAACCTCCTTTATCCCAAGCAAGGGGGCTCCCCCATACTCGGCATAATCTGCCTTCTTCTTAAAATGGGCGAACGCCTTCTTAAGAAAGATATAACCAATCCGGGCAAAAAAGTCCCGAGAAAGCTCCTCCTTAAGAATGGAAGCCATCGTCTCCGCTATGCTCTCACTCACCTTCAGAATGACATTACCGGTAAACCCATCGCAGACGATCACCTCCACTCTGCCAGCGAAGACATCCCGCCCCTCTACATTGCCATAAAAATTAATGGGCGCCCGAAGGAGACTTTGGTAGGTCTTCCGAGTCAACTCATTTCCCTTGGTCTCCTCCTCCCCAATATTGAGGAGGCCCACCTTCGGGTTCTCCTTCCCCAAAACCTCCGAAGCGAAGGTAGAACCCATTATGGCAAATTGAACGAGATGCTCCGGCTTACAATCTACATTGGCACCCACATCGAGGAGAACCGCACTACCCTCAGGGGTGGGAATAGCCATCGCCAAAGCAGGACGATCAACCCCCTCTAAGGTACCAAGGACAAACTTGGCGGTCGCCATCACCGCCCCAGTATTCCCCGCACTCACCAACCCTTGAGCTCTTCCTTCCTTTACCAAATCGGTGGCAATCCTAATAGACGAATTTTTCTTCTTGCGGAAAGCAATAGTAGGTGGATCAGCCATCTCCACCTGTTCAAGAGCATTGACTATCTCTACCCCGGAAAGATCGTGAAGCCTACTCCCCAACTTCTCCTTGATAACCTCCTCCTTCCCCACCAAAATCACCTCTACCCCATACTCAGAGACCGCCTCGATCGCTCCCTCGATCGGACTATCAGGGGCGTAATCTCCCCCCATTACATCTACCGCTATCTTCATCTCTCGCTTCTCCCGCTTACCTAAACCTCCTCGCCTTCCATAACCTCTTCGCCTTTGTAATACCCACAATAGGGGCACACCCGGTGGGGTAACTTCTCATGCCCGCACTGAGGACATCTGGAGAAGGAGGGAACCTTAAGTGCATCATGGGCACGCCTCTTATCCCTCCTCGCCTTCGAATGCCTTCGTTTTGGGTTCGCCATCTTCCACCTCCTATCCTTTTATCTTCAATCTCGCCTTGAGATCTTTTAAAGGAGCAAGTCTCGGGTCAATCGCCTCTCGTTGACAATTACAGGGCGCCTGATTTAAATTGGCACCACACATCGGGCAAAGCCCCTTACAATTGGGAGAACAGATAGGCTTCATCGGAATAGCCAAGATGATCTGCTCCCGCACCACCTCAGAAAGATCGATTTCATCATCCTGATAGAAGGAAACCTTGAGATCGTTGGGGGTAAGCTCTAAATCCGGCTCTGTTGGCATCTCATCCCGCGGTAGATAAACAAGCTCAAACGATGAGGAGGAAAGGAAGGGAAATTCCTCGAGACATCGGGAACAGATAAGCTCAAGCTCAAAGGAGACCTCTCCCTTTATCTCACATCTTCTCCCTTTCACCACTATCTCGAGCTTAGCCGGGGCTGGTTTCTTAAGGGAAAATTCCCCATTCCGTACCAGTCCTAACTCGGATGGCGAAAATGAATGCTTAACAAAAAGCCCCTTCTTGGGAACCTTGCTTACCTCAATTAGCATCTCATCTCCTTCCTCGAAGGGAAAAACCCTTCGAGGGTTGGTCAGCCATCAGCTTACATAAGGGGATATCCTCTTGTCAATCGCCTCCTTCGATTGAACTCCAATAATCTGCTCCCTCACCTCCCCCCGGTCAAATAGAAGGAGGGTGGGGATGGAACGAATACGATACCGGGCAGCTATCGCTCCCTCCTCATCTACATTTACCTTCCCTACCTTGAGTCTCCCCTTATACTCCTCGGCTAACTTCTCCACTATCGGAGTTATCATCTTGCAGGGAACACACCACTCCGCCCAGAAGTCAACGAGCACCGGGATATCGGATTTTATGACCTCCCGCTCGAAATTCTCACTGTTAAAAGTGAATATCTCTGACATCTGCCTCACTCCTTTCTCTCATTTTACCAAACAAACCTATCTTGAGAGGAGTCTATCCACCTCATTTTTGAAACGTGGATGAAGCTTCTCATAGGTAGCAGTTATATCCTCTGGTATCAACCTTACTCCACCTACAATTGACATAAAATTGGTGTCTCCGTTCCACCGAGGCACAATGTGAAGATGAAAATGATCCACCACCCCAGCACCTGCCGGTCTCCCCAAGTTCATCCCTATGTTGAATCCCTCTGGATGATAAACCTCCTCCAGAACCTTCACGCTCAACTTGACAAGCTCAATAAATTCCTCACTCTCCTCCTTTCCATATTGGTAAAAGGAGGCGATATGCTCCATTGGCGCCACCATTATATGACCACTGTTGTAAGGGTAAAGGTTCAATATCAGAAAGTTATATCTTCCGCGAGCAAGGATAAGGGCTTTCCTATCATCCGCCAAAGAAAGCGCCTCGCAGAAGATACAACCTCCTTTTTCTTTACCCGCCTTTTTTATATAAGGGTAACGCCACGGCGTCCAGAGAATTTCCATCACTTTGCCCTAATAAAAAGGCAGGGCACCTCCTCTTATCAAAACCCTGCCTGCCGTAAACCCTTTGAGGGCTTCACCCAGAGTTAATGAGTTCCTTTAAGCCCTTGCCTGCTTTGAAATAGGGAACCTTCTTCGCCGGAACACTCACCTTCTCCCCAGTCTTGGGGTTCCGCGCCTCACGAGCCCTCCGCTGACGCAGTCGGAAACTACCGAATCCCCTAAGTTCCACCTTCTCCCCTCGATGAAGAGCCTCGATAATACTCTGAAACACGGTATCTACCACGATCTCAGAGTGCTTTTTCGTTAGATTGGCAGCCTTTGCCACCTCTTCTATTAACTCTGCCTTGGTCATAGCAAAACTCCTTAATTTAATAATCTTCTTCCTTTTTCCCTTTCTCGGAGGAGGGTTTCTCCTTCTCCTTTTTCTTTGCGGCGAACTTCTTCGCTATATGAGAACCCAAAAGCTCAACATTCTCTATTTTAGCAACCTCGCCGAGATTTATCGTCCCTGCCCTCTCCTCTACCTTTTTCCGCTCCTTCTTCTCCTTTCTCTCCTCTTTCTTCTCTTTTTTCTCTTTCTTCTCCTTCTTCCTCTTCTCCTCCTCAGCCTTCCGCTTCTTTTTCTCCTCTTCAGCCTCATAGGCAGCTACGCTGAGCCCGATCTTTCGCTGAGCAAAATCCATCTTGGTGATCTTCATCGTGAGCATCTGCCCGATTGAGAACTCCTTCTCCGGATCCTTCACCTTCTTCCGACTGAGCTCAGAGACATGAACCAAACCTTCTATCCCCTCCTCAAGCTCCACAAAGGCGCCGAAATTGGTGAGCCGGACGATCTTCCCAGTCACCACATCGCCGATCTTATGTTCGCTAAAGAACTTCTCCCAAATATTGGGGCTGAGCTGTTTAAGCCCTAAAGAAAGCCTTTGATTCTCAGGGTCGATATGGAGGATGACCGCCTCTACCTCCTCCCCCTTCTTCAGAACCTCAGAGGGATGTTTTATCTTCTTTGTCCAAGACATATCAGAGATATGAACAAGGCCGTCAATCCCCTCCTCCACCTCGATGAAAGCGCCAAAATCGGTTATGTTTCGCACTCGTCCCCTTATCACATCACCGACATTGTACCTCTCAGCAATAAGTTGCCAAGGGTTGGGCTCGGTCTGCTTAAGCCCCAGGGATATCCTCCTCTGCTCCGGGTCTATACTGAGAACAACCGCCTCCACCGTATCACCTACAGTCAGTATTCGGGAGGGCTGTTTGATCCTCTTATTCCACGACATCTCGGAGATATGGATCAATCCCTCTACACCCTCCTCTATTTCCACGAAGGCACCGTAATCAGTGAGGCTAACTACTCTACCCCGAACCCTGCTTCCTACAGGGTATTTATCCGCTACCTTCTCCCAAGGGTCGGGCGTCTTCTGCTTATAACCCAAGGAGACACGCTCCTTCTCCCGGTCGAACTTTAGAACGACCACCTCGACTTCATCCCCCACAGCAAACAACTCCGAGGGATGACTTATCCTCCCCCAGGACATATCGGTGATATGAAGGAGACCATCTATCCCTCCGAGGTCGATAAAGGCGCCGTACTCGGTGATATTCTTCACCACTCCCTTTACTATCTTCCCTTCTTCAAGACTAGCCAAGGTCTTTTTTCTTCTCTCAACACTCTCCTCCTCTACCACCATCTTCCGCGAGACCACGATATTACCTCGCCTCTTGTTGAGCTTTATCACCTTGACCTTTATCTCTTTTCCCTTGAAGCTATCGAGATCACGAACTGGACGAACATCTATCTGCGAGCCAGGGAGGAACGCCTTCACCCCAATATCGACCGAAAGTCCTCCTTTCACCCGGTCAATGACCTTACCGGTGATCGTCTCGTTGTTTCTGTAAGCATTCTCAATATCATCCCAGATCTTCATCCGCTCCGCCTTCTCATAGGAGAGAAGCACCCGCCCTTCCTGATCCTCAGGTATCTCCACCATAACCTTCACCTTGTCCCCTACCTTTACCTTGAGCTCCCCTTTGGCATCCTTGAACTCAGCGATATCTACTATCCCTTCCGACTTGTACCCGATATCAACCAACACCTCCGCCTCAGATATCTTCACCACCGTCCCCTCAACTACATCCCCCACCTCAAGCCCTTTAAAGCTTTGCTCGTAAAGCTCCGCCAACTTTTCCCGATCAATCTCCTCTGGGGATTCAGGAATATCAAATGAGCCATCCTTCTCTTTTTCTAAGGAGAAAGCATTGTTTCCCTCGAGCTCACCTCCTCTTGTTTTCTCTTTCTCGTTTAACTCATCATAATTCATTAGCCTCGATACCTCCTTTTCCCAATTTACGACCTCTCTTCCTCTCTTCAGTCCCGCTTTGGTGCAGAAAAAATTGGTGAATTCCCCTCTCCGCGAGCACAAAGAGTAGGTCGTATTTGTAAGTTTAAATTATATGGTAGGTTATATCTTTATGTCAAGGGTAAAGTAAGCTCCTTTACCTTCTTAAGCATAAATTCTATTACCTCCTCCAAACTGAGAGAAGTGGAATCAAGGTAGATGGCATCATCCGCCCTACAAAGTGGAGAATCGGGGCGGGTACTATCCCGTCTGTCCCTCTTTCTCGTCTCCTCAAGCACCTCGGAAAAACTGAGGGATATCCCCTTCTCCTTGAGCTCCTTGAACCTCCTCCTCGCCCTCTCTTCGAGGGTGGCATCGAGGAAAAACTTGACCTCGGCATCGGGAAAGACCTTGGTCCCTATATCCCTTCCCTCTACCACCACCCCTCCCTCCTTACCTACCTCACGCTGGAGGGCAACTAACCGCCGTCTCACCCCAGGATAGACCGAGATGACCGAGGCTACCTCCCCGATCCCGGGCTTCCTTATCTCCTCAGTCACATCACGCCCATCGAGGAGAACCCGATAAGAAGAGGATGATTTTCGAAACTCCACCTGAGAACTTTCCGCCAGCGAAACAACCTCCTCCTCGGAGGAGGGATCGATCCCCGTTTCAACCACCTTGAGCGCTATCGCCCGATACATAGCACCGGTATCGAGATAAAAATAGCCGAGCTTGGCAGCAAGAGCCTTCCCCACCGTGCTCTTCCCAGCACCAGCAGGACCATCAATGGCTATTACTATCCCTCTACTCCTCTTCCTCATCTCCCAAGAACCTTCCGCAAGGAGGCAACGAACCTTTCTAATTCCTTCATCTCACCAATGCTCACCCGCACCCCATTCTCAAAGCCCCAGCCCTTCATTCCCCTTACGATCACTCCTTCCCTAAGGAGCCTCTGTGTCAACTCATCACCATCGACCGGGGTGAAGAAAAGCATAAAGTTGGTATGTGAGGGGACAAACGATATCCCCAGCTTCCTGAACTCCTCTCCGAGATATCTCTTTCCCTCGTCGTTCGCCTCCACCGTCTTACGCACATAATCCTCATCATCGAGTGCTGCCATCGCCGCCTTCTGGGCAAGGGTACCGGTGTTGAACGGGGGCATTACCCGCAATAACCACTCCATAAGCTCCGGAGTGGTGATGCCGTAGCCTATCCTAAGACCAGCCAAACCGTAGATCTTGGAGAAGGTCCGAAGGATAATAACCCTCCTTCCCTCCCTTACATAAGCCAAGGAATCGGGATAAGCGGGATCATCGATGTACTCATAATATGCCTCATCGAGAACCACCACCACTTCTTCCGGCACCTGAGATAAAAATCTATCGAGTTCATCCGCCGTTATCATCGTTCCCGTAGGGTTATTAGGATTGGCGATAAAGACGAGCTTTGTCTTATCATCGATCACCTCAGCCATCCTTACCAGATCGTAGCGGTAGTTCCGGAGAGGAACGAAGGTGATATCGGCATCAACCAGCTTAGCGGAAATGGGATACATAATGAATGTCCCCTCCGATATCACCACCTTCTCCTTAGGAGCGACAAAAGCACGAACGGCAAAATCGATGATCTCAGAGGAACCTCGGGCAACGATTATCTGCTCGGCAGGGATATTAAGCCTATGAGAAAGTTTCTTTCTGAGATAATAAGCGGTGGTGTCGGGATAGCGAGCTATTTCAGAAGCTTCTTTCTGAATCGCCTCTACCGCCCTGGGTGAGGGACCAAGGGGGTTCTCATTCGAGGCGAGCTTCACCACCGAGGAAAGACCGAGTTCCCTCTTAACCTCCTCCAACGGTTTTCCGGGTACATAGGGTTTAACTCCTTTGATGTAATCAGGTACCAGCATTTTTCACCTCGCTTTGTTTTACGAATCGTTCCACTTCAGCGGGGGTAAGTTCTCGAAAATCGCCGGGCTTTAGTCCTTTTATATTAAAGAAAGAGATAGCCACCCGCTTTAACCTTATTACCGGATGACCTATCCGAAAAAACATCTCCTTTATCTGATTCTTCCTCCCTTCAAAAAGGATCACCCGAAACCAGGAGTTCCTCTCCTTCCTAAGTAGGGTGATCTTGGCGGGCACTGTCTTATATCCATCGATCACTATCCCCCGCCGTAGCTTTTCTATCTCCTTCGACTGAGGAACCCCCTTTACCTTCACCAAATACACCTTGGGGGAACGATAACGAGGATGGATTATTCGCTCGGCAAACTCGCCATCGTTGGTGAGGATGAGAAGTCCCTCAGCATCCCAGTCAAGTCTCCCTGCAGGATAGATCCGCTCTTTCACCTCAGGGATGAAATCGAGCACCGTAGGACGCCCCAAAGGATCGTAAACCGTAGAAAGACAATTTCGGGGTTTGTAAAAAAGGAAGTATCGCTTCCTCTCGCTGAAGGACAGCCTTACGCCGTCAACCTCTATTATGTCCTTCAGCTTATCCGCTTTGATGCCGAGCTTGGTCACCACCTCACCGTTCACCGACACCCTCCCTTCCCGGATCAGCTCATCAGCCTTTCTCCGGGAACATATGCCCGCCTCCGCTATCAGCTTATTCAGTCTTTCCTTCATCGGGAGAAGATGTAGCCTCACTTTCCCTCTCATCCTCAGGTAAAAACTCCTCAAACTCCTCTAACCGGGGGAGCTCGGAGAGATCGCGGAGCCCAAAGCGGAGGAGAAACTCCTTGGTAGTGCCATATAAAAAGGGCCTTCCCGGTGCATCCTTCCTTCCAATTATCCTGATGAGCTTCTTCGCCAATAGGCTTTTCAGAGGGCCGCTCACATCGACTCCCCGGATAGCCGATATCTCGGGGGTGGATATCGGCTGACGATAGGCGATCACCGCGAGCGTTTCAAGTGCTGCCTGGGAAAGCCTAACCTCCCTCCTCTCGGTGAGGAGCTTCCTTATATAAGGATCGTACTCAGGACGGGTGATCAACTGATATCCCCCGGCTACCTCGACGAGGAGAAGACCTCCACCCCTTTCCTTATACTCGGCGGAAAGCTCCTCGATAGCACTCCTTATCTCTTTTATCCCCTCATCGGGAAGGACCTCGGATATCTCCTTAAGGGAAACGGGCTTTGGGGATACAAAGATAAGCGCTTCAATTATCCCCTTAAGCTCTCCTTTTTCCATCACCAGCTCAATTCCTCCGGCTTGACCGAGCTCGGGTAGATGAATATCTCCCCAAATGGCTCTTTCTGATATGCCACTATCAACTTGAGCCTTATCGCCTCGAGTATGGCAAGGAAGGTGACGAACATCGCCTTTCTTCCCTCACTCTTGAATAGCTCACTGAAAGTGAGAGGAGCAAGCTCAGAAAGAAGACTGAGGATCTCCTTCAGCCTTTCCTCCACCGTCAGCTCATCACGCTCGATCACCTCGGCTTCCACTTCTTCCTTCGGAGCAAGGAGTCTCTTGAAGGCGGAAAGGAGATCGAATAGATCTGCCTCTAAAAGGACTTCACTCTCAGGGGTAGCTTCGGTCTCCCTCTGCCAGCACTTGGACCAGAACTCCTCCCTCTCCTTGAGGAAAGAAGCCGCCTCGCGGAAACGCTGATGCTCGATGAGCTGAGAGACAAGCTCCTCCTTCAGTTCCTCTATCTCTTCCTTCTCTTCGCTCGTTGCCGGAAGGAGCATCTTGGATTTGATGTAAACAAGGGTTGCTGCCATCAGAAGAAATTCACTTGCAACCTCAAGGTTCAACTCCCGCATCAGATCAAGGTACTCGAGATACTCCTTCGTTATCTCCGCTATCGGTATCTCCCAGACTTCTATCTCCCTCTTCCTGACCAGGTGGAGGAGGAGATCAAGCGGTCCCTCAAATACCGGTATTCTTACCTTGTAGGGGACCTCGGATGATGTCATATCCCTGCCAGTCCCATCGCTTCTCTCACTTCACTCATCGTTTCCTCGGCTACCGCCCTCGCCTTCTTAGCTCCTTCGGCAAGGATATCCCGCACCAGATCCGGCTTTTCCTCGTACTCCCTCCTTTTCTCCCTTATCGGGGCGAGGAACTCGACGAGCGATGAGGAGAGAACCCTTTTGCAATCGGTGCATCCTATCTCCGCTTTCCTGCAGGCGTTTTCTATCTCCGCCGTCTTTTTCGGGTCGGTAAATAGCCGATGATAGGGGAAGAGGTTGCACACCTCAGGGCGCCCGGGATCGCTTCTCCTCACTCTATTCGGGTCGGTGAACATCGTCTTAACCTTTTCCTCTATCTCCTGAGGAGGATCGGCAAGGTTTATCACATTACCATAACTCTTACTCATCTTCCTCCCGTCGAGGCCAAGAAGACGGGGAAACTTGGTGAGAAGCGCCTGCGGTTCGGGAAAGACCGGGCGATAGAGATGGTTGAATCGGCGAACGATCTCCCGGGCAAGCTCGATATGGGGAACC
It contains:
- the fabG gene encoding 3-oxoacyl-[acyl-carrier-protein] reductase; this encodes MFPGKVALITGASQGIGREIALTFADQGADLALVDVKFPTLTEVAKEVEKKGVKALPLEVDVSDYEKVKAAVEKVLSEFGKVDILVNNAGITRDNLILRMKPDEWQKVIDVNLSGAFNFTQVVIKAMVKKRYGRIINIASVVGLMGNVGQANYSASKAGLIGFTKSVAREVASRGITVNAIAPGFIDTPMTQALSPEAREKLISQIPTPRLGTPKDIANGVKFLASEEASYITGHVLNISGGLYM
- the acpP gene encoding acyl carrier protein; translation: MTVEERVKKIIVEQLGVSEEEVVPEAKFVDDLGADSLDQVELVMAFEEEFDIEIPEEDAEKIVSVQDAVNYLSSRISS
- the rpmF gene encoding 50S ribosomal protein L32; translation: MANPKRRHSKARRDKRRAHDALKVPSFSRCPQCGHEKLPHRVCPYCGYYKGEEVMEGEEV
- a CDS encoding DUF177 domain-containing protein; amino-acid sequence: MLIEVSKVPKKGLFVKHSFSPSELGLVRNGEFSLKKPAPAKLEIVVKGRRCEIKGEVSFELELICSRCLEEFPFLSSSSFELVYLPRDEMPTEPDLELTPNDLKVSFYQDDEIDLSEVVREQIILAIPMKPICSPNCKGLCPMCGANLNQAPCNCQREAIDPRLAPLKDLKARLKIKG
- the plsX gene encoding phosphate acyltransferase PlsX; translated protein: MKIAVDVMGGDYAPDSPIEGAIEAVSEYGVEVILVGKEEVIKEKLGSRLHDLSGVEIVNALEQVEMADPPTIAFRKKKNSSIRIATDLVKEGRAQGLVSAGNTGAVMATAKFVLGTLEGVDRPALAMAIPTPEGSAVLLDVGANVDCKPEHLVQFAIMGSTFASEVLGKENPKVGLLNIGEEETKGNELTRKTYQSLLRAPINFYGNVEGRDVFAGRVEVIVCDGFTGNVILKVSESIAETMASILKEELSRDFFARIGYIFLKKAFAHFKKKADYAEYGGAPLLGIKEVCVICHGRSSPKAIKNAIRIVKNYYENRVNERIRKRLVEFNKNG
- the trxA gene encoding thioredoxin, whose translation is MSEIFTFNSENFEREVIKSDIPVLVDFWAEWCVPCKMITPIVEKLAEEYKGRLKVGKVNVDEEGAIAARYRIRSIPTLLLFDRGEVREQIIGVQSKEAIDKRISPYVS
- a CDS encoding ketoacyl-ACP synthase III is translated as MDSKAGILGIGSSLPKKVVTNFDLEKIVDTSDEWIRTRTGIRERRIAEEGEYLSTFMTEAARKALLRAELEPKDIDIIICATVTPDHPLPATACFVQANLGAKKAAAFDISAACSGFIYGLSIGEKFIHSGEAERVLVIGGEVLSRVIDWTDRSTCVIFADGAGAAVLGRVPEPRGILATKLRSDGEFADFLLIPAGGTKMPASHETIEKRLHFVKMRGNELFKVAVRAMADIALEVLEEAGVKREEVSVLIPHQANQRITDAVASRLKIPREKVYSNIAWTGNTSSGSIPIALNELVEQGRLKEGDLVLLTAFGGGVTWAASLIRW
- the fabF gene encoding beta-ketoacyl-ACP synthase II, with translation MEGRRVVITGIGLISPLGVGTEENWKGMLSGKSGIGPITRFDATDYPVRIAGEVRGFDPLEFIEKRELRKMDLFSQYALAATELAIRDAELKIEGVDAERIGVLVGSGIGGILFLEWQHSVLLEKGPRKISPFFIPGLIVNMAAGLISMKYGAKGPNSATCTACSSGAHAIGDSYEIILRGDADVMIAGGTEEAVAPLAVAGFASMRALSTRNEEPTKASRPFEKDRDGFVIGEGAGILILEELSYALKRNAKIYAEVVGYGMSADAYHISAPPEDGDGAYRAMKMALDKAKVSPEEVSYINAHGTATLAGDVAETVAIKRLFGDQARRVAVSSTKSMIGHLLGAAGGVEAAATVLSIRDQKVHPTINYDTPDPACDLDYVPNKSRELSIDYAISNSFGFGGTNACLVFKRYEE
- a CDS encoding HIT domain-containing protein, which codes for MEILWTPWRYPYIKKAGKEKGGCIFCEALSLADDRKALILARGRYNFLILNLYPYNSGHIMVAPMEHIASFYQYGKEESEEFIELVKLSVKVLEEVYHPEGFNIGMNLGRPAGAGVVDHFHLHIVPRWNGDTNFMSIVGGVRLIPEDITATYEKLHPRFKNEVDRLLSR
- the fabD gene encoding ACP S-malonyltransferase, coding for MGKKAFVFPGQASQYPGMGKDLYDKFSEAKAVFERLEEAVGFPLRRLCFEGSKEELSLTENTQPAVFAVSIASFEVLKSRGVHPDFVAGHSLGEYSALASASAFSYEDGIRLVRKRGRFMQEGVPVGEGAMAAIIGLPSNKVEAICNEESRGDVLVAANFNSPVQTVISGRREAVERAIVKAKEKGAKRALLLPVSAPFHSPLMEPAKEKLASELDRIEFSDLSCPLVANVSAGLIEKGEEAKKALIEQMVSPVRFVEVIEKLSSLGCDTFVEVGPGKVLTGLIKRILPGAKIFNVEDEPSLNRFLAETGEE